Within the Flavobacterium sp. N502536 genome, the region GATTAATTCGCAACCAAAAAATACCTCAGCAGTAGACCACCTTCTCGAAACCCGATACAAAATGCTGCTGGATTATCCGGTTGATTCGATGGCGATGCCCAGAAGCATGACCCTCAAAACCAATCTCATTAGAAAAGTTCCTTCAAGAGACTGGACAAGCGCATTCTTTGCCGGAAATCTTTGGCAATTGTATCGCTTAACAGGAAATACAGACTATAAAAAACAAGCCGAAAAATGGACGCCTTTCAGTAAAAAAGAAAGCGTAAACAGAGGTTCCCACGATGTTGGTTTTAAAGTCTATTGCAGTTATGGAGAAGCGCTAAAAGTGGAAAACAAACAAGAATACAAAGATGTAATTGTTAAAGGTGCTGAAACTTTATGCAGCCGTTTTGACCCAAAAGTCGGAGCAATTCGTTCCTGGGATTTCAACAAAGAAATTTGGGACTATCCAGTGATCATTGACAATATGATGAACCTTGAATTGCTTTTTGAAGCCAGCAGATTATCCGGCAATAAAAAGTATCAGGACATCGCCATCCAACACGCCAATACCACTTTAAAAAATCAGTTTAGAGCAGACAACAGCTGTTATCATGTTATTGATTACAATCCGGTTTCGGGAGCCGTAAGAAAAAAAACGACCCTGCAGGGATATAACGACGATTCTGTTTGGGCACGCGGACAAGGCTGGGCCGTTTACGGATTCACCATGTCGTATCGTTATACACAAGATCCGGCCTACCTCAAACAGGCCGAAGCCACAGCACAATTTTTTATGCCCCATAAAAACCTGCCGGAAGACGGTATTCCGTATTGGGATTTTAAAGATCCGGGCATTCCAAATTCGGCACGTGATGTTTCTGCGGCAACCATTATGGCTTCAGCTTTATATGAATTGTATGGTTATACTAAAAACGACCGTTATCTGGCTTTCGCCAACAAAATAATCGCGTCTTTACATTCCGAAAAATACCTGTTAGATGCCAAAATAAACGCCCCTTTCCTATTGAATCACAGCACCGGAAACTGGCCAAAACACGACGAAATCGACGAACCTATTATCTATGCCGACTATTATTTCCTGGAAGCATTGTTAAGACAAAAAGCCTTATAAACTATGAAAAAACTACTGTATCACTACAAGTCTTTTCCGGTTATGACTTTTCTGGTTTGTTGCTTGTTTTCTCACAATTATACTTTTGCTCAAACGAAAACCAACCTCAACGAAAACTGGCTGTATCTAGAAAACAATACCTCTAGTCCTGATCAGGCTAAAAAAGCAGACCACTGGAGCAAACTTAACTTACCGCACACCTGGAACGCCGAAGATGCAACCGATTTAAATCCGGGGTACCGACGTGATGCCAGCTGGTATCAAAAGAAACTGAATCTTCCTAAAATCGACCAGAATCAACGTTATTATTTATATTTTGAAGGATCGAATGTAACCACAAAAGTATATGTAAACGGTACCGAAGCCGGCGGACATATTGGTGGCTACATTGGATTTACAATCGAAATTACTCCCTTTATCAAAGAAGGAAACAACGAAATTCTTGTTCGTGTAGACAACAGTTATGATATCGAAATCATCCCGTCTCAAAAAAGCGATTTCTTTATTTATGGTGGTATAACACGTGATGTCTGGTTATTGTCGAAATACAAAAACCACATTGAGGATCTGAAAATTACCACTCCTGAAGTTTCTGCCAAAAAAGCATCCTTGAATATTGTTGCTAAAACCAACCATTCTGATCCCTCAAAAGAACTCACCTTAACCGTGATTCTTAAAAATCCAAAGGGAAAAAAAGTAGCCACTAAAACCATTCCGGTTACAGCCAATAGTTCAACAATAGCGTTCGACAATATTAAAAACCCGGAGCTTTGGGATATTGACACCCCAAATCTATACTCGGTTACCGCGATTTTAGCAGAGAAAAATCAAATCAGAGACAGTGTAAATGAAAAAACAGGTTTCAGATGGTTTGAATTTAAAGATCATGGACCTTTTTATCTCAATGGAAAACGACTGCTCCTTCGGGGTACACACCGCCATGAAGAAGAAGCTGGTGTGGGAGCTGCCATGAGCAATGCACAGCATCGAGCCGATATGCAATCCATCAAAAAAATGGGAGCCAACTTTGTTCGTCTTGCCCATTACCCGCAGGACCCCGAAGTTTATAAGGCTTGTGATGAACTTGGCCTTTTAGTTTGGGACGAATTGCCATGGTGCCGCGGCGGAATTGGCGGCAAACTTTGGCAAACCAACACTAAAAACATGCTCGCAGAAATCATCAATCAAAACTACAACCATCCGAGTATCATTATCTGGTCGTTGGGGAATGAGATGAACTGGCTGCCGGATTTTCCTGATGGAGATAATACAGACCGAACAAATGTATTCCTGAAAGAATTAAACGACATCGCCCACAAAATGGATCCCACCCGAAAAACAGCGATTCGAAAATACTATGAAGGTTCTCAAATAGTCGATGTCTTCTCCCCTTCGATCTGGTCGGGCTGGTATTCCGGAAGCTACAAAAGCTATCAAAAAGCAATCGATGTTTACAAAAAAGAATACAAACATTTCATTCATGCCGAATATGGCGGTGACAGTCATGTGGGCCGTCACAGTGAAAATCCGGTCACAGGCGAGAATATCATAAAAGCCGAGGGCTGGGAAGAAGCCATAGTGCAAACCAAAGTAGCTAATATTGCACAAATTGGCGACTGGAGCGAAAATTATATCGTTGATTTATTTGACTGGCATCTGCATATATCCGAGAATGACCCATCGTTTGTGGGCAATATTCAGTGGGCATTCAAGGATTTTGCGACGCCTTTGCGACCGGAAGACGATATTCCGTATATGAATCAAAAAGGACTGACAGACCGAAACGGAAACCCAAAAGATGCCTACTATGTTTTTAAAAGCTACTGGGGCAAGGAACCTTTTGCCTACATCGAGTCGCACACCTGGACCGAGCGTCAGGGCCCTGAAAATACCCCTCGCACAATTAGTGTTTTTAGCAATTGTGAAAAAGTAACTTTATTTCATCAGCAAAAATCACTGGGTGAAAAGAAAAGAAATCTTTCACTGTATCCTGCCAATGGTTTAACCTGGGACGTAAATTTTTTAAAAGGAGAAAACATCCTGATTGCCGTTGGAGAAACAAAAGACGGAAAAAAGGTCACAGATACTTTAAAAGTGAATTACCGTTTCAATAAAAATGATACGGCTACGGCACTGCAATTGTCCAGCGAAAAATTAAAAAACGGTAACTATCTCGTGACGGCAATTGCAATCGACCACAATAACTTACGCTGTCTGGATTACGAAGAAAGCGTTTATTTTCAATGCCTGAAAGGAGGAAAAACCATGAAAAATCAGGGAACGCCCACCGGAAGCGAGTCTATAAAAATGGCTAATGGAAAAGCTTCTATTGAAGTGGTTCCGGACGGTTCCGGGATTCCGATTGAAATGACCGCATTGAACCAGAGTTTTAAAGGAGAATATTTGAAGATTGCCAATTAGATAAATCTCGCAAAGGCGCGAAGGCGCAAAGTTTTTTATGCCACTGATTACACAGATTAAAATGATTTTTGAAGATTAAATTTAAAACTCTGTCTAAAACAAAAAATACGCATTACATTGAAATAGAACAAAATTGCAAACTAAAAACTCAATTATGAAAAATACACTATTTTACAAAATTGCCTTAGTACTAATCAGTTTTGCGGGCCATGCACAAGTCACTTTAAATGCCGATGGTCCGGGTGGCGTTGGAACTTATGAACTCATAACAAATGCACTGGCTCCCGGTACAGCAAATGGAGCTATCGAGGCACCCGATGCTATACATCCCGGTTTTGGACCTCATATTACCGAAGTTTTTGATGCGGATCTGAATAAAAATGTTTTTGTATTTCACGCACATGTGAGTAACACTCCTCCAGACAATGAACCCGTAGCCGGGAAAACGGACAGACAGCGTGTAGAAATTAAATCGTACAACCCCTCACTCGATAATTTAAAAGGAATAATCGGTGAAACCGTGCGATACAAATGGCGGTTTAAAATTCCTGTTGGATTTAAACCAACCACCAGTTTTACGCACATCCATCAGGTTAAAGCTGTAGATGGTGACGACGACGATCCGCTTTTTACGATTACCCTCAGAAAACTTTCAACCGGGGCAACACGTTTAGAATTACTTTATGACGAAAATGCTGCAACGGCAACCACTAAATACGCTTTACCTGCCTTATCTTTATTTGAGGGTGTGTGGGTGGAAGCTACCGAAACGATCAAAATTGGCAGCAATGGAACCTATGCTATGGTCATCAAAAAAGTCAGCGATGGAACTGTGTTGGTCGACTACAGCAATTCAAATGTGCAAACGATCCGCCCTGCTTATACGGCCGCCAACGGAACTGTTTATGCAGCCAACTCTTTTATCAGACCCAAATGGGGAATTTACCGCAGCCTCACTGATATTGCCAACATGAGAGACGAAACCCTTCTTTTCTCCGATTTCAGTATTGAGGAATTGACTACTTTATCCGCCAAAGAGCAGTCAAAAGCAACAGTTGATATCCAATTCCCCAATCCGGTAGGCGACAAACTCGAACTTTCAGAAGCTGTTGTAAATCAGTATAGCGGAATAAGGATTTATGACAATACCGGTAAACAGGTCGTTTCTTACGACACAATTCCCGAAACCATTAATGTCTCGTCTCTACCATCAGGACTTTACCTTATAAAATTCAAAAAAGAAAATACCTTTTCAAAAGGTGTAAAAATGATTAAAAAATAAAATAGTATCAATGAAAAAGCTAATCACTTTAGTGCTACTCACCTCATCCTTTTTTGGAGTAGCACAAAACCTGATCTCCAATGTTCCAAACCGAAATACGACCTCGTTAAACGGAGTCTGGAATTATATTGTCGATCCATACGAAACGGGCTATTACAGCTTTCATCACGACGAATACGACAAACAGACCAAACCTTCCAATGCGGCTTTTTTTAATAACTATCATGTCGTAAACAAACAGGAACTAATTGAATATGATTTCGACAAATCCCCCAAAATCAACATTCCGGGAGACTGGACTTCACAGGTTCCGGAATTGAAATATTACGAAGGAAATGTCTGGTTCAAGAAATCTTTCGATTATAATTTACAGGCCAAAAAACGTCTTTTTCTGTATTTTGGAGCCATTAATTACAAAGCCGATGTTTATTTAAACGGGAAGAAATTAGGAAGACACGAAGGAGGTTTTACGCCATTTAATTATGAAATCACTTCGATTGTAAAACCAAAAGACAACTATTTAGTCGTTAAAGTCGACAATACACGCCACAAAGAAGATGTTCCGACAATCAATACCGATTGGTGGAATTACGGCGGAATCACCCGTGACGTAACGTTAATCGAAGAGAATGAATCGTTTGTAGAAGATTACCACATTCAGCTCAAAAAGGGCAATGCTGCTTTGATTTCCGGTTTTGTAAAGATCAACAACTTCAATTCGGCACAAAATAACATAAGCCTTTCGATTCCCGAATTAAAGATTCATTATAAAGGAAAAATTGGTGCTGACGGAATCCTAAACTTTGAAATTCCGGCAAAAAAAATCTCGTACTGGGCTCCTGAAAACCCAAAATTATACGAAGTAACAATCGATTATAACGGCCAGCAATTAAAAGATACCATTGGTTTCAGAACCATTGAAACTGAGGGAGACAAAATCCTCCTGAATGGAAAACCAATCTTTCTGCGCGGAATTTCGATTCATGAAGAAAATGCAAAAGGTGGTCGTGCCCATTCGGAAGAAGATGCTTTACGTCTTTTAAACTGGGCAAAAGAACTGGGCTGCAACTATGTACGTCTCGCCCATTATCCACACAACGAAAATATCATCAGAGTAGCCGATAAAATGGGAATCATGGTTTGGGAGGAAATTCCGGTGTACTGGACAGTTGAATTCACCAATACAAACACCTACAAAAATGCCGAAGAGCAGTTGACAGCAGCCATTACGAGAGATAAAAACAGAGCCTGCATCATCATCTGGTCGATGGCCAATGAAACTCCAATTTCGGATGCCCGAAATACATTTATCAAAAATCTGGTGGATCACACCAAATCTTTAGACAATACCCGACTCATCAGTGCGGCTTTACTGACGCAAACCGGAGCAGACGGTTTTGGAACAATCAATGACGAAATTGGTCAATATCTGGATCTTATTTCCTTCAATCAGTATTTAGGCTGGTATGGCGGAAAACTGGAAAACGCCGAAAAGATTTTCTGGAAAACCAAATACAACAAACCCGTGATTGTCTCTGAATTTGGAGGTGATGCCAAACAAGGTCTGCACGGTGAAAAAAACGAACGATGGACAGAGGAGTATCAGGAATACCTGTACATTCAAAATCTGAAAATGATCGAAAAAATACCACATCTGAGCGGCTTAAGTCCGTGGATTCTGGTTGATTTCAGATCGCCAAAACGACTTTTACCCGGAATTCAGGACGGATACAACCGAAAAGGATTGATCTCCAATGATGGAAATAAAAAGAAAGCCTTTTATATTATGCAGGATTGGTATGCAAAGAAGAAAAAAGAATATTAAAAAAATTTCCTTATAAAATGATAATTTAAGAGAAAAAACAGCTGCATTCTATATCATTCTAAATGAAACAGAAGAACCGTTAGCAATTCATTAACAAAAAACAAACCTTAATTATATGATTTTTATTCATTATTAACTTACTTTGTAGATATTCTAAAAATTGTAATTCTATGAAAAAATTAAGTTTAATGGCAGTTACTTTATTTGCTGCCTTTACAGTTCAAGCACAGGATTTAGTAAAATTTGCTCCGTTAGACGCAAGTCCGGTCGACATTTCGTATTTCCCGAATAAAGCGGTAAAATTCAAAAAAACCGATAATCCTGCTCCGGCGATTAAGGTTATTTACGCAAGACCTTCTGCTAAAGGACGTGCTATTTTTGGTGATTTAATTAAATTTGGTGAAGTTTGGCGTGTAGGTGCTAACGAAAATACCGAAATCAAGTTTTACAAACCGGTTACTATTGGCGGAGTAAATATTCCTGCCGGAACTTACAGTTTGTTTGCCATTCCTGAAAAAGACAAATGGACGATCATTATCAATAAAGAAATTGATTTGTGGGGTGCCTATGCATACGATGAAAGTAAAGATATTGCAAGGGTAAGCGTTCCGGTGAAACCGGTATCCAATACAATCGAAGCCTTATCGATTGCTTTTACCGCTCAGGGCGCTGTAGCGAATTTAGTAATTGGCTGGGACAAAACAACTGTTGAAGTTCCAATAACCATTAAGTAATTGTTTAGCGGCAGAACGATATACCAAAAGAGACACTAGTTTTAAATTAGTGTCTCTTTTTTTTTCACTCATTAACATCAACCTCAAAACCAAAAAAGATGAAAAACACCTATTTATTCTTGTTTTTTTTAGGGGCAATTTGTGTCGGGCATTCCCAGCAAAAGTTCAAAATTACCTATGAACAGCTAAAAGAATACGAAGGCCTTTATGAGTACCAAAACAATACCACACTGCAAATCGCGGCTTCACCAAAAGATACGCTATTGTATGCGATCATCAACGAAAGCAAATATCCACTGACGCCTTCGGAGAAAGACATTTTTCTAAACACCTCTAATGAAAAAGTAACTTTTGTACGCGATAAAACTGCTATTCTCAACGGCTATACGACGGATGAAAAGACGTTTAAACTAATCAATAAAAAGGTCATTTTCCTCAAAGAAATGTGGTACCCCAGACTCAACGTACCGAAAGATTACGTATACCTGTACCAGCAACCCAAAAAAGAGAATGATGGCCTCGTGACCGGAACTATTGACAATACCGGGCTGGACAAGGCATTATTGGGCGAAATGATGCGAAAAATTGTCAACGGATCGTACCCAAACGTCCACAGTGTGCTGATTATTAAAGATGGGAAATTAGTTTTTGAAGAGTATTTTTATGACTACAACAAAACCAAACTGCACGAACTGCGTTCGGCAACCAAAAGTTTTGTTTCGGCACTTACCGGAATCGCGATTGACAAAGGATACATTAAAAGTAAAAAAGAAACGGTACTCTCCTATTTCCCTGGTTACACTTTTAAAAACCTCAACGAAGACAAAAGACAAATTACAATTGAAAACCTGCTTACCAACCAAAGCGGACTCGATTGTGATATAAGCAATCCGAAATCTGCGGGTGATGAAACGAGCATGAACTCTTCTGACGACTGGGTTCAGTATACACTTGATTTGCCCATGATTGATGTACCCGGAGGCAAAGGAATGTACTGCTCCGGAAACCCGATTACACTTGGTAAAATAATCGAAAAAGCATCCAAAATGCCTTTGCCCGATTTTGCAAAAGAAACGCTTTTTAAAGAGCTCGGCATTAAAAACTTTAAATGGAATTTTAAACCTGATGCTTCAAGTGCCGAAACCTTCTGTCAGCTGTATTTAAGCTCCAGAGATATGGCTAAACTGGGTTTGCTGTATCTCAATAAAGGCGTCTGGAACAGCAAACAGCTCATCTCTAAGGAATGGATTCAGGAATCCTTAACCAAACATACCGAAATTCAGGGGATTAATTATGGTTATTTGTGGTGGCTCAAATATCTGCAAGTCGATGGCGTGAAATATTACGGCGCAGCGGCACAGGGAAACGGTGGCCAGAAAATCTATATTTGGGAACAGCAAAACATGATTACCATTATTACAGGAGGAAATTACAACTCGCAATCCCCAAGTGACGAATTGATTCAAAAATACATTTTAAAAGCTTTTAATAAAAAATAAGTACAAATTACAATACTGTAATTGGAGTGTAAAGCCCTGTTGCAATTGGCACAGCTGTATTTGCTTAAGTATTTGATTTATTTTTTCATCCGGTTATGCTTTATACGATGAAGTTTTGTAATTTTATGAATATCAAAGAATTTAATTTTTAACTTAATCAAAAAATAGATGGGAAAATTTGTAATTACTAAAAGAGCCAATGGTGAATTTCAATTTAATTTAAAAGCTGGTAATGGGCAAACGATTCTAACAAGTGAAGGTTATACTACGAAAGCGGCCTGCTTAAACGGAATTGAGTCTGTTAAAACAAATTCGCAAGATGATGGTAGATTTGACAAACTGGAATCTAAAAGTGGAAAACCTTATTTCAACTTAAAAGCTAGTAACGGTCAGATTATCGGAGCAAGCGAAATGTATGAGAGTACAGCCGCGAGAGATAACGGAATTGCATCGGTAAAAACAAATGCACCTGAAGCTGATACAGACGATCAAACTGCATAAATACGATACAAAATAGAAAAAGATGGGGTCTTGTAACCCCATTTTTTTTGTTCCAAACTTTACCCTAAAGCTCTCCAAATTTTTCTTTGTAACGACGTAATTCTTCTTCGGTTTTACTTAATAATTTTTCCAGCAGTCCAATTTTATCTTCATACAAAACCTTTAATGCGGCACTATTGTCTGAATTGATCTGAATACTTCCATTATTGTTCCCTCTCACTTTATTAAAACTGTTGAAGTATCTCTGACTGTCAAAGCTGATTACATCTTCGACACTAACTTCTAAAATTCGGGCAATCTCGACCAGTTTTTCATAAGAAAGAATGGTTTTTCCCTTCTCAATTTTACTATATCCTGCCTGCGTAACACCTAACTGATCTGCCATATATTCCTGCGTATAATTTTTTAATTCTCTTATGCTTTTTATTTTACTTTTTATTGAAGTGGAAGCGGTCATAATTTTATTTGGGGGTATTTTGTATCGCTAAAAACCGACCGGTATGAAACTTTTAGTATTACCGCGATACTTTTTTAGTATACTATCTATCCTACTACTTCAACTGGTAGGTTTATGAAGTAGCCGATTTTCATTTTTTTCTGGTGGTAATAACAAAACCATACAATAGGGCAAGCACTATCACCAGCAGATCATTTTGAGAGATTTCATCTAATAACATTA harbors:
- a CDS encoding serine hydrolase domain-containing protein, which codes for MKNTYLFLFFLGAICVGHSQQKFKITYEQLKEYEGLYEYQNNTTLQIAASPKDTLLYAIINESKYPLTPSEKDIFLNTSNEKVTFVRDKTAILNGYTTDEKTFKLINKKVIFLKEMWYPRLNVPKDYVYLYQQPKKENDGLVTGTIDNTGLDKALLGEMMRKIVNGSYPNVHSVLIIKDGKLVFEEYFYDYNKTKLHELRSATKSFVSALTGIAIDKGYIKSKKETVLSYFPGYTFKNLNEDKRQITIENLLTNQSGLDCDISNPKSAGDETSMNSSDDWVQYTLDLPMIDVPGGKGMYCSGNPITLGKIIEKASKMPLPDFAKETLFKELGIKNFKWNFKPDASSAETFCQLYLSSRDMAKLGLLYLNKGVWNSKQLISKEWIQESLTKHTEIQGINYGYLWWLKYLQVDGVKYYGAAAQGNGGQKIYIWEQQNMITIITGGNYNSQSPSDELIQKYILKAFNKK
- a CDS encoding glycoside hydrolase family 2 protein, whose product is MKKLITLVLLTSSFFGVAQNLISNVPNRNTTSLNGVWNYIVDPYETGYYSFHHDEYDKQTKPSNAAFFNNYHVVNKQELIEYDFDKSPKINIPGDWTSQVPELKYYEGNVWFKKSFDYNLQAKKRLFLYFGAINYKADVYLNGKKLGRHEGGFTPFNYEITSIVKPKDNYLVVKVDNTRHKEDVPTINTDWWNYGGITRDVTLIEENESFVEDYHIQLKKGNAALISGFVKINNFNSAQNNISLSIPELKIHYKGKIGADGILNFEIPAKKISYWAPENPKLYEVTIDYNGQQLKDTIGFRTIETEGDKILLNGKPIFLRGISIHEENAKGGRAHSEEDALRLLNWAKELGCNYVRLAHYPHNENIIRVADKMGIMVWEEIPVYWTVEFTNTNTYKNAEEQLTAAITRDKNRACIIIWSMANETPISDARNTFIKNLVDHTKSLDNTRLISAALLTQTGADGFGTINDEIGQYLDLISFNQYLGWYGGKLENAEKIFWKTKYNKPVIVSEFGGDAKQGLHGEKNERWTEEYQEYLYIQNLKMIEKIPHLSGLSPWILVDFRSPKRLLPGIQDGYNRKGLISNDGNKKKAFYIMQDWYAKKKKEY
- a CDS encoding T9SS type A sorting domain-containing protein gives rise to the protein MKNTLFYKIALVLISFAGHAQVTLNADGPGGVGTYELITNALAPGTANGAIEAPDAIHPGFGPHITEVFDADLNKNVFVFHAHVSNTPPDNEPVAGKTDRQRVEIKSYNPSLDNLKGIIGETVRYKWRFKIPVGFKPTTSFTHIHQVKAVDGDDDDPLFTITLRKLSTGATRLELLYDENAATATTKYALPALSLFEGVWVEATETIKIGSNGTYAMVIKKVSDGTVLVDYSNSNVQTIRPAYTAANGTVYAANSFIRPKWGIYRSLTDIANMRDETLLFSDFSIEELTTLSAKEQSKATVDIQFPNPVGDKLELSEAVVNQYSGIRIYDNTGKQVVSYDTIPETINVSSLPSGLYLIKFKKENTFSKGVKMIKK
- a CDS encoding helix-turn-helix transcriptional regulator, giving the protein MTASTSIKSKIKSIRELKNYTQEYMADQLGVTQAGYSKIEKGKTILSYEKLVEIARILEVSVEDVISFDSQRYFNSFNKVRGNNNGSIQINSDNSAALKVLYEDKIGLLEKLLSKTEEELRRYKEKFGEL
- a CDS encoding glycoside hydrolase family 88 protein; amino-acid sequence: MNRVSFFTLILGFALLTTACKSGINSQPKNTSAVDHLLETRYKMLLDYPVDSMAMPRSMTLKTNLIRKVPSRDWTSAFFAGNLWQLYRLTGNTDYKKQAEKWTPFSKKESVNRGSHDVGFKVYCSYGEALKVENKQEYKDVIVKGAETLCSRFDPKVGAIRSWDFNKEIWDYPVIIDNMMNLELLFEASRLSGNKKYQDIAIQHANTTLKNQFRADNSCYHVIDYNPVSGAVRKKTTLQGYNDDSVWARGQGWAVYGFTMSYRYTQDPAYLKQAEATAQFFMPHKNLPEDGIPYWDFKDPGIPNSARDVSAATIMASALYELYGYTKNDRYLAFANKIIASLHSEKYLLDAKINAPFLLNHSTGNWPKHDEIDEPIIYADYYFLEALLRQKAL
- a CDS encoding DUF2911 domain-containing protein, which encodes MKKLSLMAVTLFAAFTVQAQDLVKFAPLDASPVDISYFPNKAVKFKKTDNPAPAIKVIYARPSAKGRAIFGDLIKFGEVWRVGANENTEIKFYKPVTIGGVNIPAGTYSLFAIPEKDKWTIIINKEIDLWGAYAYDESKDIARVSVPVKPVSNTIEALSIAFTAQGAVANLVIGWDKTTVEVPITIK
- a CDS encoding glycoside hydrolase family 2 protein; amino-acid sequence: MKKLLYHYKSFPVMTFLVCCLFSHNYTFAQTKTNLNENWLYLENNTSSPDQAKKADHWSKLNLPHTWNAEDATDLNPGYRRDASWYQKKLNLPKIDQNQRYYLYFEGSNVTTKVYVNGTEAGGHIGGYIGFTIEITPFIKEGNNEILVRVDNSYDIEIIPSQKSDFFIYGGITRDVWLLSKYKNHIEDLKITTPEVSAKKASLNIVAKTNHSDPSKELTLTVILKNPKGKKVATKTIPVTANSSTIAFDNIKNPELWDIDTPNLYSVTAILAEKNQIRDSVNEKTGFRWFEFKDHGPFYLNGKRLLLRGTHRHEEEAGVGAAMSNAQHRADMQSIKKMGANFVRLAHYPQDPEVYKACDELGLLVWDELPWCRGGIGGKLWQTNTKNMLAEIINQNYNHPSIIIWSLGNEMNWLPDFPDGDNTDRTNVFLKELNDIAHKMDPTRKTAIRKYYEGSQIVDVFSPSIWSGWYSGSYKSYQKAIDVYKKEYKHFIHAEYGGDSHVGRHSENPVTGENIIKAEGWEEAIVQTKVANIAQIGDWSENYIVDLFDWHLHISENDPSFVGNIQWAFKDFATPLRPEDDIPYMNQKGLTDRNGNPKDAYYVFKSYWGKEPFAYIESHTWTERQGPENTPRTISVFSNCEKVTLFHQQKSLGEKKRNLSLYPANGLTWDVNFLKGENILIAVGETKDGKKVTDTLKVNYRFNKNDTATALQLSSEKLKNGNYLVTAIAIDHNNLRCLDYEESVYFQCLKGGKTMKNQGTPTGSESIKMANGKASIEVVPDGSGIPIEMTALNQSFKGEYLKIAN
- a CDS encoding YegP family protein, with the protein product MGKFVITKRANGEFQFNLKAGNGQTILTSEGYTTKAACLNGIESVKTNSQDDGRFDKLESKSGKPYFNLKASNGQIIGASEMYESTAARDNGIASVKTNAPEADTDDQTA